A stretch of the Bombyx mori chromosome 14, ASM3026992v2 genome encodes the following:
- the LOC101736168 gene encoding uncharacterized protein LOC101736168: protein MHFVILICVFALTVHAAVIDRGLQTQLNMNREVNKTETIIDDNANDVLKGSNNKSDSKAESRDVLKPRSPKNIEDSLSPIEAIDFGNTARVVKEYNGETVVENPTDRLTEDINEKENEFEPKSNHDFFEDPSIFPIIDCPENCTELDFNEFIFNEDIQSKYKDEYYDDANDFFLDASRFKRSVNIIEEENRAVTVPSYKISVKDMKFSDTRSFNNVHT, encoded by the exons ATGCATTTTGTG attcTTATATGTGTTTTTGCACTTACTGTACATGCAGCTGTCATCGATCGCGGTCTTCAAACACAATTGAACATGAATCGAGAAGTGAATAAGACTGAGACTATTATTGATGATAATGCTAATGATGTTTTAAAAGGAAGCAATAATAAATCTGACAGTAAAGCCGAGTCACGTGATGTGTTAAAACCAAGGAGCCCCAAGAATATTGAAGACAGCTTAAGTCCAATTGAAGCCATTGATTTTGGTAACACAGCAAGAGTGGTTAAGGAGTATAATGGAGAAACCGTTGTCGAAAACCCAACCGATCGCTTGACGGAGGatattaatgaaaaagaaaacgaGTTTGAGCCTAAATCCAACCACGATTTCTTCGAAGATCCCTCGATCTTCCCGATCATAGACTGTCCAGAAAACTGCACTGAACTGGATTTTAATGAGTTCATATTCAACGAAGATATTCAAAGTAAATATAAGGATGAGTATTACGATGACGCGAACGATTTCTTTCTTGATGCGTCTCGATTTAAAAG GAGTGTGAACATTATCGAGGAGGAGAATCGCGCGGTCACCGTTCCCAGCTACAAGATCTCCGTAAAGGATATGAAATTTAGCGATACTAGATCGTTCAACAATGTACATACTTAA